The genomic segment CAAGCTACCCAAAAGAATTCCCAAGTATCTTACCTTGGAGGATTCCGTCAGACTGTTGATCCAATGTGAAAAATCGCCGCGCGACCATTGCATTATCACTATATTTCTTAACTGCGCACTGCGGTTATCCGAATTAGCAAGCCTGGATATAAACCAGATAGATAGTGATGTGCTCAGCGTGATCGGCAAAGGAAACAAGGAACGAAAAATCTACTTAACCCCTGCCGCCAAGAAGTCGATCAATATATGGTTTCAAATACGAAATAGCCTTGATGTGCAAACCAAAGCTTTGTTTGTTTCACGAAACAAACAGCGGTTGACAACCAAGGCTATTCAAAACATTGTTAAAAAAAATGTTATTGCATCAGGGCTTGATCCTCAAACTATCTCGACCCATAAGCTGCGCCATACGGCCGCGACGTTAATGTATAAGTATGGACGTGTTGATATTCGGTCATTTCAACAAATCCTTGGACACGAGAGCGTGGCCACAACAGAAATTTATACCCATATTGATGACCATCAATTGCAGTCTGCTGTGAACTCAAATCCCCTTGCCATGATGTTTAATTAGCTTCTTCAGGATGGCTCAAGACGATTTGTAGCATTCCTGTAACAAGAAAAAATGAGCTTTGAAAAAAAGATGACCTCACGTTAAGCTTTGAGAGGACACACTGTTGGCCAACAGAATCCAATCAAAAAATACCGGAGGTCATCCAGATGAATTTTACACAAAACGAGAAACTAAATCAACTTTCAGAAAGTAGTATTGTCATTGGAGTGGACATCGCAAGCGAACTTCATTATGCCAGAGCTTTCGACTGGCGAGGAGTAGAGCTAGGGAAAGTATTCAAGTTTGCAAACACTGCAGAAGGATTCAAAGACTGCTACGCATGGATTGAACGGCTAAAAAGGCAGACACATAAGGACTCCATAATAGTAGGCGCAGAGCCAACCGGCCATTACTGGTTCAATCTAGCATCATATTTTAAAGAGCAAAGCATTAAGCTAGTCCTGGTCAATCCATTTCACGTAAAACGTAGTAAAGAACTGGATGACAATCATCCGAGCAAAACGGATGCCAAGGATCCTAAAACAATCGCTAAGCTGGTGATCGAGGGCAGATTCAATGAGCCTTACATTCCGGAAGGGATCTATGCGGAATTGCGAATAGCTACGGCTTGCAGAATGCGCATACAAAGGATATGAATAGCATAAAAATCGCATCCAGCGGTGGCTAAAAATATACTTTCCCGAGCATGAAACGGTGTTTGCTAAATTTGATGCCACAAGTAGCATGCTGGTGCTGCAAGAAGCCCCTCTACCCAGCGATATTGAAAAACTTGGAGCAGAAGGAATAAACCAAATTTGGAGGGACAACAAACTGAGGGCAGTGGGTATGAAAAGGGCTAAGAGCCTGTATGAAGCTGCTCAAAAGAGCATTGGTTGCACCGAAGGAGAGTTTTGTTCCCGAATGGAAATCAAGCTATTACTCCAAGACTATCATAATAAAACAGCACAATATCAAGCGATCACAGAGGTCATTGATGGTTTGTGCAGTCAAATACCAGAAGTAGCAAAGCTACTTGAAATTAAAGGTGTGGGACTGGTTTCAGTAGCTGGTTTTATCTCTGAGGTTGGAGACATTAGACGCTTTAATTCTCCGAAGCAGATTCAAAAACTTGCCGGATTGGCCTTGCGAGAAAGCAGCTCAGGCAAGCACAAAGGACAGACCACGATCAGCAAACGGGGGCGAGCGCGACTGAGGGCAATTCTATTTCAAGCGGTGATGCCACTAGTCTCTAACAACACAGAGTTTGCAGAGATACATAAGTATTACACGACAAGAAACAAGAATCCTCTCAAAAAGAAACAATCGCTAATCGCCTTAAGCTGTAAACTGATTCGGGTATTCTATGCAATATTAACGAAAGGCATAGACTACGACCCGCAAAAGCTAATTAAAGACATCCATCGTCCCGTTGAGTATTTAGCAGCGTAACAGAAAGTGCAAATAAGCAGTTCTGTTGGTAGGCGTCACCACAGAATGTACCCAAATCATAGTAATCTAACAAGATAAAAGAGCTGGTAGTCAGTCAACATATTATCCATTAGAGCAAAGACTCGGTTTTGTAGCATTACTGACACCCAATCATGGATAGGTGGAACGAAGGAATTTAGGGCAGATGTGTTAATCTTGACCCTGTTAGACATGGGAGGTTTACCACCGTGAGTATAGTGGGTTTACAACGGCCAACATATTAAAAATAGCAGACGTTGGCTTTGCCATACTCAGTTTCTCTGAATTATGCATTCTATGCGAATTTTATCCGTGATGAGCTTTTTAGGTAAGTTAGGAATTCTATGAAAACAAGAGAAAATCAAAGTAAATCCCAAGATATTATAGGGAGGATAATGGGAACAATGTATCGCCAAATGGTTGTTCCGCTACATAAGTACGATGTGCAACCTCGGAAGGAACAATTCTTAACAGTTGTATAATTGAAGAATCCGAATAATTGGAGAACTATTAAAGGGTCTTGAATAGACATGTCAATCAAAGTTGAACTTAATGATTTCGGGTTAAGCACATGAAAGAAAAATGCAGATATAATGCACGTTACTAATAATGAAAGAAATTCCAGTAAAATCTAGGCCTTATTGGAGAATTTGAAAGGTTTTTATTCAAATTCGGTTCTATACAATCCAATATAAAGGGATTATTATGAGTAGAAGTTGAATAAAGCCAGCGCTGAATTCTATGGAAGCGGGGGAACCAAGTCTGGGCTATCAATTAGCCAAATGGGGTGAATCACTGAATGTGACGGGTTATTCCTTTCAATCCGAATCCGACAGCTAACCTCGTAAGCGTTGAAAGGGGGTTAAAAGCAAACCATACCCTTTGGTTTGTTATACACTTTGACATTAACCCCAAATGGGGTTTTTCTTTTTTAGGAAGCTAATAGCATGGAATTCATTTTAAAAGTTATAAAAGGAAGAGAATAATAAACTTGTGGCTAATCGGGAAAACTTCATGCGCGGACTACTTGAGTAAGACTGCTCAAACGTTGAAGGTCGCTCTGAATGGTTCGCCAATATTTTAAGGAAGGCATTGCCGGAGTTTAATCTGTCATAGGTAAACCGCACTCTGTATTACCCCCCACACTGTATTTACTAAATACGCTGAAAAAACTCACTTTCAAAAGTAATACAGCAGCCTAACGGCAACTGCATGAAGATCATTTTGTTTATTCAATAATATCACTGATAAATTGATATGAAGGAATGAAGGACAAAATAATGGAAAAAGCATTAAATATCTACAAGGAACGGCCATTAACCTTAGCCGGTATGCTCGTAACAATCGGTGTTGTTTATGGTGATATTGGTACATCACCCTTATATGTTATGCAAGCATTAGTTGAAGGGAATGGTGGATTAAAATCCCTTTCCAATGAGTTTATATACGGTTCCCTTTCCCTTATTTTCTGGACTCTTACCTTACTTACCACGATTAAGTACGTCCTAATTGCACTCAAAGCAGATAATCATGGAGAAGGTGGCATCCTTGCACTGTATTCATTGATTCGAAAGATGGGTGGCTGGCTGATTGTTCCAGCTATGATTGGGGGAGCAGCCCTTTTAGCTGACGGTGTTTTAACTCCGGCAGTTACCGTCACAACTGCTGTGGAAGGTTTAAAAGGGATTCCGGCCTATGCGAATAGCTTTGGCTCTAGCCAATCCACTGTTATTTTGATTACCATCATTATTCTTTGTGTCCTATTCCTCATACAACGAACGGGAACGGAGATCATAGGACGATTATTTGGACCCATTATGATTTTATGGTTTACCATGTTAGGGATTCTAGGTGTTATACATATTTTCGGAAACCTTGATATCTTAAAATCATTTTCTCCCTACTATGGAGTTAAACTGTTGTTTAGTGACGAAAATAAAGTCGGGTTTGCAATCTTGGGCAGTGTATTCTTGGCTACAACAGGGGCAGAAGCGTTATATTCGGATCTAGGACATGTAGGACGAAAAAATATTTATGGAACTTGGCCTTTTGTTAAAATTTGCTTGCTGCTCAACTATTTTGGTCAAGGGGCTTGGTTGTTACAGGTTAAAGATAATCAGGGGCTACAAAATATTATGGACTTTAATCCGTTCTTTGAACTAATGCCCCATAATTTTCGTATCATTGGTGTTGTCTTTGCTACTTTAGCAGCTATTATTGCTTCCCAAGCCTTAATTTCCGGATCCTTTACCCTTGTCTCAGAGGCCATTAAGTTAGATCTACTGCCGAGATTAAGAATTAACTATCCAGCGATGTCTAAAGGGCAAATGTACATTCCGATCGTCAATTTCCTCTTAATGATTTCTTGTATCGGAGTGGTCCTATTCTTTCAAACATCGACACACATGGAATCGGCTTATGGGTTAGCTATTACAATTACGATGCTGATGACCACAATCTTATTGTTCAATTACCTTCTTCAAAAAAAGGTATCCAGGGTACTCGCACTCCTCATGGTTATCATTTTTGGAGTATTGGAAACTGCTTTTTTCGTCTCAAGTGCCGTAAAGTTCTTTCATGGCGGTTTTATAACTGTGATTATTGCTTCTCTCATTTTAATTCTGATGTTTTTATGGTTAAAAGCGACACAGCTTGAACAAGTCGTGACGAAAGAAGTTTCACTGGAAGATTATATTTCTAAGCTTGATAATCTAAGAAAAGATGAACATATTCCAGTATATGCCACGAATTTGGTTTATCTAACCAGCAAATCAAAATCAGGGCATATAGATAATGAAATCATTTATTCGATTTTAGATAAGCGGCCAAAAAGAGCAGAAGTTTATTGGTTTATAAATGTACAGGTAACAGATGAACCAAGGACAATGGCCTACACCGTAGAAAACTTTGGAACCGATTATGTTTACAAAATTCAACTGCGCTTAGGATTTAGGGTTGAACAAAAAGTGAGCACGTATCTAAGACAAGTTGTTACAGATCTAATGGAATCCCACGAACTAAAACAACAACCGCAAATGTATTCTACAAATGTAGTAAATCGTAACGTTGGGGATTTCTGTTTTGTTTTAGTCCGTGAAGAACTTGCTCATGATACCAACCTTCCTTTATATGAACGATTAATCATGCAATTTAAACTCAGCATAAAGCAAATTACGGTTTCCCCTGTGAAATGGTTTGGGCTCGAACATACGGATGTTAAAGTTGAACACGTCCCATTGCGTTTAGGAACCACTCGGCCAATCAAACTCAAGCGAGAACTTCTATAAAATCAAAGGGTGCTTTGCTTTATGCTCAGTTAATAATCTCGCCCTTGTTTTTGGCTAAATTTTCGCGCCATTTGTGTCGCTCGGTCGTTGTCAGTTTCGTCCACTCTGTTTCTTCACCAATAATTCTTAGAGGTTCTTGTGAGCGATAAGAACGTGTTAAGTTACCCGGAAATTTTTTATCCGTAACATTTGGGTCGTTTTCAAATTCACCTGTTGGTTCTATTCTATAAACGCGTTCTCTTCCTTCTCCTTTTGCTAATGCTGCTGCAAGTCCTGCGCCATTTGCGTTAGCAGTGAAATAAATGTGGTTCATTTTAAGCTCAGGTTTGTAATTTGAATTACCCCCCGCTGTCAGTAAATCACCAACTTGCAATTCTGCCTTTGTTCCATGATAAAATGGTCCCTTATCAGAAGGCGCACCCTTATAGGAATTTGATAATTCATAATTTCTACTTGCATTATTAGAATCACACAATTCCTCATAACATTTGGCAATGTTTAAATATAACGTTGAGAATGCACTTTTGACATTTTCATCATTTATATTTAGTGCACACCGTAATGATGTTTCCATCCATTCCAATTTGTCTGTAATACTCTTTTGTTGACGAGCGAAATGATAAGCTGCAATAAATCTTTCATAGTCGTCTGTTGCTTCGTGCCATGCTTTATTAAACATCGTGGTTGCATCTTCAATGTTTCCACTATCTTCTAAATTAATCCCCATCATACAGAGTTTAATAACAACATTATTTGGATCAAATTTTATATCCATTTTATTTTCCCCCCTGTAAAGTTAGCTCATCAGATAAGCCATGTTCGTACCATCAATTGCCACCGCTATTGCTAACGGATTGTTTTTGGTCAATTCTACCCTGGGTTTACCATTGAGATAAAGTTGAACCATTTGATTTTTTAAATTCGTCTGTAAATGATCTTCGTTCCCGCTTGATCATAGCAATCTCCTCGTCTTTCAATATTGGTTTTAAGTTTACTAGGCCTCAAGAGAACTGTCCATTTAAGTGTAACCTATCCACATCGAGAAATTCAAACAGTTAAGGTCAATAGCTAAAATAGGGTTATAGAAATATTAGTGATTGGAGAAAAAAGGAGGAAACTTGCCATAAGCTTTGCGGCGGTGTATCCGTTGGCGATACTGATTTGACAGACTACATTCGGGAACATATACCAGTCGATAACCTGTTAGTTTTCGGGGGTGGCCGTGAAGAAGTTGATGAATAACGTGATAACAAACGCGGAGAAATAAGTCAAATTATCCTTCGTTTTTAGCAGAAAATCAGTCACGACTTGGCAAATCCAGATCGTGACTGATTCATTTCCGGAAGGCACTTTATGCATAAAAATTGTACTCCAATGAAATTCGGAGTACAATTTGCAAGTTTATATTTATTACAGATTTTGGTGTGAACCATCACAATATGGAGGGTTTTTGGTGTGCTTACAAGCACATAAGTACGCTGTTTCATCTTTCTCAGCAGTAAATGCCATAGGTGTAAATGAAGTGTCTTGATGGGCTCCGTTACAAAATGGCTGATTATCGCTTTTGCCACATGTGCAATAATAATACGTTTCACCCTTCTTGAGTTCTACTGGTATAGGCGATTTCCCCGCAACAACAGGTTCATCCATACTTGTCTCTCCTTTTTACATTGATTTATTTGTTTCGCTCTATTTTGCGTCTTAAACTTATAAGTTATACCTTATGCTACTACGTACTTTTTTTGTAAGGTGCTCCTCTAACACCCCTTAAATGTCCAAAATTACTGCCACATAGATAAGTATGGATTT from the Desulfitobacterium metallireducens DSM 15288 genome contains:
- a CDS encoding tyrosine recombinase XerC — protein: MQSNKSCPLIEQYLGYLIVIRGRSESTIKEYRTDLLMFFEHVLNSRGISLINSDFSLVTLEFIKSVSVNEMYAFIAHCQTKLKSSAGTRARKIIAIRQFWKYLKTKVHLIDNNIAEELETPKLPKRIPKYLTLEDSVRLLIQCEKSPRDHCIITIFLNCALRLSELASLDINQIDSDVLSVIGKGNKERKIYLTPAAKKSINIWFQIRNSLDVQTKALFVSRNKQRLTTKAIQNIVKKNVIASGLDPQTISTHKLRHTAATLMYKYGRVDIRSFQQILGHESVATTEIYTHIDDHQLQSAVNSNPLAMMFN
- a CDS encoding KUP/HAK/KT family potassium transporter, which gives rise to MEKALNIYKERPLTLAGMLVTIGVVYGDIGTSPLYVMQALVEGNGGLKSLSNEFIYGSLSLIFWTLTLLTTIKYVLIALKADNHGEGGILALYSLIRKMGGWLIVPAMIGGAALLADGVLTPAVTVTTAVEGLKGIPAYANSFGSSQSTVILITIIILCVLFLIQRTGTEIIGRLFGPIMILWFTMLGILGVIHIFGNLDILKSFSPYYGVKLLFSDENKVGFAILGSVFLATTGAEALYSDLGHVGRKNIYGTWPFVKICLLLNYFGQGAWLLQVKDNQGLQNIMDFNPFFELMPHNFRIIGVVFATLAAIIASQALISGSFTLVSEAIKLDLLPRLRINYPAMSKGQMYIPIVNFLLMISCIGVVLFFQTSTHMESAYGLAITITMLMTTILLFNYLLQKKVSRVLALLMVIIFGVLETAFFVSSAVKFFHGGFITVIIASLILILMFLWLKATQLEQVVTKEVSLEDYISKLDNLRKDEHIPVYATNLVYLTSKSKSGHIDNEIIYSILDKRPKRAEVYWFINVQVTDEPRTMAYTVENFGTDYVYKIQLRLGFRVEQKVSTYLRQVVTDLMESHELKQQPQMYSTNVVNRNVGDFCFVLVREELAHDTNLPLYERLIMQFKLSIKQITVSPVKWFGLEHTDVKVEHVPLRLGTTRPIKLKRELL
- the arr gene encoding NAD(+)--rifampin ADP-ribosyltransferase, encoding MDIKFDPNNVVIKLCMMGINLEDSGNIEDATTMFNKAWHEATDDYERFIAAYHFARQQKSITDKLEWMETSLRCALNINDENVKSAFSTLYLNIAKCYEELCDSNNASRNYELSNSYKGAPSDKGPFYHGTKAELQVGDLLTAGGNSNYKPELKMNHIYFTANANGAGLAAALAKGEGRERVYRIEPTGEFENDPNVTDKKFPGNLTRSYRSQEPLRIIGEETEWTKLTTTERHKWRENLAKNKGEIIN
- a CDS encoding CDGSH iron-sulfur domain-containing protein, giving the protein MDEPVVAGKSPIPVELKKGETYYYCTCGKSDNQPFCNGAHQDTSFTPMAFTAEKDETAYLCACKHTKNPPYCDGSHQNL